In Dermacentor variabilis isolate Ectoservices chromosome 11, ASM5094787v1, whole genome shotgun sequence, one genomic interval encodes:
- the LOC142564076 gene encoding uncharacterized protein LOC142564076, whose protein sequence is MTPRWQTGLCSSPCTSTGSELLFPIAAHKDTQPPPSHCLPDLRSRDYFEREHHPFHVRLCHPFYILFLMTSRWQTGLSSSPCTSTGSELFPIAAHKDTRPLLHTGSPAYPPEIISTSTTRLLTDHVKIQAVSHRWRPAGIFDLAHRPCT, encoded by the exons ATGACACCACGCTGGCAGACCGGACTTTGCTCGTCACCCTGCACTAGTACTG GTTCTGAACTCCTGTTTCCGATTGCGGCCCACAAGGATACCCAGCCGCCTCCTTCACATTGCCTCCCCGATCTACGCTCCAGAGATTACTTCGAGCGCGAGCACCACCCGTTCCATGTGCGACTGTGCCATCCCTTCTACATCCTCTTCCTGATGACGTCCCGCTGGCAGACTGGACTTTCCTCGTCACCTTGCACTAGTACTG gttctgaaCTGTTTCCGATTGCGGCCCACAAGGATACCAGACCGCTCCTGCATACTGGCTCTCCAGCCTATCCTCCAGAGATTATTTCCACGAGCACCACTCGTCTTCTGACCGACCATGTTAAAATTCAAGCAGTCTCTCACCGATGGCGTCCTGCTGGCATATTTGACTTAGCGCATCGCCCTTGCACTTAA